The Streptomyces sp. A2-16 sequence CTGCTCGGCCCGCCCGGCTCCGAGCTCGACAAGCCGCGCGCGTTCCACAAGTCCGACCTGGGCGATCCGTTCCGGCTGTGGGACATCGCCCCGCGCATACCCGAGGAACGCCGCTTCTCCCGGGTCAGCTTCGGACGGGCGGAACTGATCGACCACGTCCTGGTGAGTCACCGTCTGGCCCGCCGCATCGCGGAGGCGGGGACGGGCCTGCCGGAGCAGCGGGACGACGCCCTCGAACTGCCGTCGGTGGAGGAGGACCCGAGGAAACGGGTGGGGACGCCCGGCTCGGACCACGCACCGGTGTGGGTCCGGGTCTGACTCCTAACCGGCCAGGGGGACTTCGGGCAGCCGGACCCCCACGCGCCGGTGGCCCTCGTCGAGTCGGTGGAGTTCGTCGAGGAGTTCGGTGAGCCGCCGAACCTGTTCGGGGGCGAGCCGGCCGGAGTCGTCCAGGTGCACGGCGCACGCGGTGGTCGTGTCGACGATCCCTTCGAGCACGGCGACGATCTCGTCCGAGCCCTCCGAGTGCCGGGCGAGCGGCGGGAGTTCGGCGGCGGCGAGGGCGATGGCGGTACGGGCCTCGGCGAGCGCGCGGTAGGCCTCCCGACGGAGGGTCCAGCGCACGGCCCGCGTGTCGCCGGTGTTCTCGGTGTCGTCGGTGTCCTCGGTGCGGACACGCCGCACGGCCTGCCGCAAGGCCGGCCACGAACTGTCCCGCAGACCGGACCCCTCGGCCTCCCGCAGGACATGCGTGAGGTACGCCTGCGCCGCCTCGCCCGCCGCTGTCAGCCGGGATCGGACTCCCCCGCCCCGCTGTCCCGGCATCGGCAGATGACCCACGATCAGCACGATGGCGCAGGCGAGCAGGGTCTCGGTGATCCGGCTGGCGGAGGCCTGCGGCTCGCCGCCCACCATGACGAGCGCCAGGACCAGCACCGTGACGACGGCGGTCTGCGCGGCGAAGTGCCGGGTGGCAACCGGGATGAGCGCCCCGCCGACGGCGACGAGCGCGATGAGCCCTTCGGGCCGCGGCAGCACCAGCGCGAACCCGGCGAAGACCAGCGCGCCCAGGACGGTCCCGGCGGCCCGGCACAGCACCCGGGAGGCGAGCGGTCCGAGGTCGGGCTTGACGAGGAAGACGGCGGTGGCGGGCAGCCAGTACCAGTGCGCGTGCTCCCCGTACCAGTGGGAGTGGTGCAGCGCCTGTGCCACGGCGGCACTGGCCCCGAAGCAGAGGGCGACCCGCAGCCCGTACTCCCGCCCACCGGCCCCGAAGACGGCCCGCAGCAGGTCCCGGACGGTGCGTCGGCGCGTGTGCAGGTCCCCACCCCGGCCCCGGTCGAACGCCTCGGCGGCCCGCAGCAACGCGTCGTCGAGCGCCCGCAGCGCGGGCCCCGACCGGTTGGGCGCGGGCAGCGGTCCGGTGTGCGTGTTCCCCCGTACGGCGGCGGCGAGCCGCCGGGGTCCCGCGGAGGCCCGCCCGGGCACCGCTTCCTCCGCCCAGGCGAGCGCGGTGGCGGCCTCGGCGAGGGGCAGCGCGGCGGCGTACTGCGCGTGCAGCCGCCGCTCGGCGGCCGAGCTGGCGTACCGCCGCAGCCGGGGCCCGGTGAGCGCGTCCTGCGCGTGGTCGAGAGCGGCGGTGAGCGCGACGCGCCGCGAGGTGGCGTTCTCCCCGCCCACGGCGTCGAGGAGGGCGGCGACGGCGTCGTACACCTCGGCGACGGCCTCCCGCTCGCCGTCGAACCGGAAGTCCCCGGCGAGGGAGCCGGGGGTGGGCAGGGCGAGGCGCAGCGCGAGCAGCCAGCAGGCTCCGCCGAGGTAGGCGGCGGCCCGCAGCCAGCCTTCCAACGGCAGGGGCATCCCGGCCCCGATGGCGGAGCCGACGAGCAACTGCGTTCCGGCTCCGGAGGCGACGGGACCGACGGCGCTGATGCCGCCGGCGACCAGCCCGACGAGGGTGAGGAGAAGGGTGAGGGTCACGGCCCCCGCGTACTGCCCCGCGTACGTCCCGACCGCCATCCCGGCCGCCCCCGCGAGCGCGGGCGCCCCGATCCTCCGCACCGAGACCCGTCGGCTCCCGGGCCGGTCGTTGATCCCGGCCAGCATGGCGGCGATGGCGGCGACGACACCGAGCGAGGTGCGGTCGGCGAGCACTCCGGCCAGCAGCAGGGGCCCGGCGGACAGCGCCCCGCGCACCACGGCACTCCAGGGAATCGGCCCGCGCTGGGCACGAAGGGCGTGGGCGAGCCAGGGCGGTAGGTGCATCCGTACGGCGGGGCGGGACACGGGGCTCCTGTCGTCGGGGGAGGCGGGGGTGTGCCTTCGGGCGACGGTGGCCGGGCGTTGGGCTGTGGTCTCCACGGTAGATCGCGTTCCTGGAGGGTCCGGGACGCTCGTGTTACCCGCGTGTGACGATGCATGCAAAAGCCACGTTCTTTATGAACGCAACCCGGGAGAACGAGAGGACGACGGAATCCGTACGGCTGCTCAGCCCGCCGCGTCGAACAGTTCCCGTACCTCCGTCACCGCGCGGACGGCCGCCGCGGGTGACGCCGTCAGGGACTCGACGATCCGGTCGACCTCCCGCAGCCCGGCCCGTTCCAGCAGCCGCTTCTCGTTCGTCACCCACTCTCCCCGGGCCGCCAGCACGGAGTGGCCCATCTGGACGGCGGCCGTGGCGAGGGCGCCCGCGGTCTCGGTGAGGCGGCCGGCCGGGGCATGGTTGGCCTCGGCGTAGGCGAGGGTGAGGTGGGCGGTGTCGCGCCAGCGGGTGGCGGCCGAGGTGCGGAGTTTCGGCGGGTAGGCGTCGGGGCGCGGGAGGTCGCCCCGCAGGACCTGGTTGATCGCGAGTTCGGCCACGATCAGGTAGGTGGGGATGCCCGCGAGGTGGAAGAGCAGGGGCTCGACCCGGAAGCGGCCCTCCCGCGCCTCCGCCAGCTCCCGCTCCACCGCGTCGAGGTCCCGGTAGTGGACGTCGACCCGCCGCCCGTCGATCGTCAGCCACGCGCCGCCGTTGAACACCCCGCCGCCCCAGCCGCCGAGCTCGGACACCTCGCCCTCCCAGCCGACGGCGCGCAGGGCGGCCGGGTCGAACGTGCCCCGGTAGTAGACCGCCAGGTCCCAGTCGCTGTCCGGTCGCGCGGTCCCCTGGGCACGCGAGCCACCGAGGGCCACGGCCCGGACGGCGGGCAGGGCGGCGAGGCGGTCGGTGGTGATCTCGAGGAAGTCCGCGTCACAGTGCGTGGGAGACATGGGCGCAGCCTACGAAGGCCCGTTGTCAGTGGCACGCGTTATCAATGAAGTCGTCACTCAGTGTTACGGCGACGGGGGAACAGGCGATGACGACGTACGAGAAGGACCAGCACCCGCGAGCGCATCGCACACACCTCTCCGCTGCCGGTCTGCGGGCCCGCGGCTGGACCGCCGGGATGGTCCGCCGACTGCTCGGCGAGCCCGATCTGCGGCGGGCCAACCCGTTCTTCCGCACGGCCCCGCCGACCCGTCTCTACAGCGTCGAGCGGGTCGAAGCAGCCGAGCGGAGTGAGGAGTTCAGGGCGGTCTCGGCGGTGGCCGTCCGGCGGTCCGGCGCGGTCCGGGAGGCGGTGCTGCGCAGACGGCGGGAGATCCTCGCGCGGATCGCGGCGGAACCGATCGACGTGCCCGTGCTCGCTCCGGAGGAACTGACGGCCCTCGCCGTCGAGCACCGCGAACACCTGGGCGGATCAACGGAGTTCCCGCTCGAGCACTGGAAGGTCGACTATCTCTGCCATCGGCCGGCCCGCTACGACGACATCCTCGACGAGTTGTCCGGCGGCACCGGACGCGCGGCCGCGGAGCAGCTGCTGCGGCGAAGGATCCTCGCGTCCGTCTCCCAGGCGTACCCGGACCTTGCACAGGAGTGCGCACACCTCGCACACCGGTCGGGCCCGGAAATTGAGATGCGGCCCCGTCCCTCCGCCCCCGATGATCGAAAGGTTGCCCGCCGTTCGCCCCAGGAGCCCACGTGATCCAGCGCGTCACCGCCCCGGCCCTCTTCCCGCCGCCGACCTACTCCCACGCCTCCGTCGTCGAGGCCGGCACGAAGCTCGCGTTCCTCGCCGGGTCCGTTCCGCTGGACGCCGAGGGGAACCTCGTCGGTGCGGGGGATCCGGCGCGGCAGGCCGAGCAGGTGATCGCGAATCTGAAGGAGCAGCTGCTCGCCGTCGGCAGCGACTTGGAGCATGTGCTGGCGACCGACGTGCATGTCGTGAGCAGCGAGCCCGCGGTGCTGTCCGCCGTGTGGGAGGTCGTCGAGGCGTCCGGGCTGAGCGCCGGGCCGCACTCGTCGACGCTGATCGGCGTCGCCTGTCTCGGCTACACGGGCCAGTTGGTGGAGATCACGGCGACGGCCGTGGTCCCTCAGGAGGCGGGGCGGTGAGCGGGGTCGTCATCCGCCGGGCCACCGCCGCCGACGCCTCCGCCGCGGCCGACGTGTATCTGCGTTCCTTCACCGCCGCGTTGCCGACGGTGACGCGGCCCCGGTCCGACGACGAGGTGCGCGCCCACATCCGGGACATCGTGGTGCCGTTGCGGGAGACGTGGGTGGCTGTGGCGGAGGAACAGGTCGTGGGCCTCATGGTCCTCGCCGACGATCTGCTGTCCCAGCTGTATCTCGACCCCGACTGGCGGGGGCGCGGCATCGGCGACCGGTTCGTCGCGCTCGCCAAGGAACGCAGTCCCCAGGGGCTGAGCCTGTGGACCTTCCAGGTCAACAAGCCGGCCCACCGCTTCTACGAGCGCCACGGCTTCGTCGAGGCCGAACGCACCGACGGCAGCGGCAACGAGGAGCGGGAACCGGACGTGCGGTACGTCTGGCGACCCTGAGGGCGACCGACCCGAGCACGACCGGCGTGACGGCGACCTCAACCGACCCGAGCACGACCGGCGTGACGGCGCGACCCCACCCGACCCGAGCACGACCGGCGTGACGGCGCGACCCCACCCGACCCGAGCACGACCGGCCGAAACCTGATCAGCCCAGTGGCGGCCCCGCACCCATCACCGAGCCGAGCACCATCAGCCGAGCCCGATCAGCCCGACCGCAATCCCCACTCCCATCACACGACCCCGAGCCCGATCAGCCCACCGTGATCAGCCCGGCGGCGCTCCCCACACCCGCCTCTTCGGCACCGGCTTCGCGTACCCGCCCGCCCGGCTGGTCGTGAGCCCCAGTCCCACCAGGGACTCCGCGAGCTTCACCGCCGCCCCCACCCCGTCGACGACGGGAAGCCCGAGCTTCTCCCCCACCGTCCGCTGCAGCCCGGTCATCCCGGCGCAGCCCAGCACCAACACCTCGGCGCCCGCCTCCCGCACCCGCTCGGCGGCGGCCAGGAACGCGGCCTCCGTGCGGTCCGCGTCGCCGAGGTCGAGAACGCCGAGCCCGGTCCCGATGACGGCGGCGCAGTTGCGCCCCACCCCCGCCAGCTCCAGGCTGTCCTCGATCTGCCCGCAGGAGCGCTCCAGCGTGGTGACGACCCCGTAGCGCCGACCGAGCAGACAGGCCAGATGGGCGGCGGCCTCGGTGATGTCGACGACCGGTACGTCCACCAACTCCCGGACGCCCTCCCGGCCGTGCTCACCGAAGCCGGCCATGACGACGGCGTCGTAGGAAGGCCCCTCGTACGTGCGCAGCAGGTCGATGACCGCCGCCGCGGAGAGGTAGCTGTCGAGCCAGCCCTCGGCGGACTCCGGGCCCCACGCGGGGGTGAGTCCGAGCACGGTGGTGCCCGGGCCTGCCGCGGCCCGGGCACCTCGTACGATCTCCTCGGTCATCTCCTGCGTGGTGTTGCAGTTGGTGACGACGATCCGCACGTTTCTCAGACCTCCACGGGCTCTTCGACGGGGGCGGTCCGCTCGCTGCGGCACAGCAGCGCGTACAGGCCGGCTGCGAGGGCCGTACCGATGAACCAGGAGTACGGGGCCACGTCGCTGAACGTCTTCACCAGGGCGAGGACCCCGGCGACGGCGGCCGCGGGCAGGAACGCCCACAGGGCCTTGGGGTTGACGCCCTTGCGGTAGTAGTAGCGGGAGCCGGGCTCGGCCTTGAACAGCTCGTCGACGTCCACGCGGCCCTTCTTGACCCAGTAGTAGTCGAGCATGATCACGCCGAACAGCGGGCCCAGGAAGGCGCCGAGGCCGCCGAGGAAGTAGTTGACGACCGTGGGGTTGGAGAAGAGGTTCCACGGGGTCACGACGAGCGCGGCGACCGTGCTGATCATGCCGCCGACCCTGAAGGTGATCTTCTGCGGCCAGACGTTGGCGAGGTCGTACGCCGGTGAGACGAAGTTGGCGACGATGTTGACGCCCATGGTGGCGATGGCGAAGGTGAGCGCGCCCAGCACCATCACCCAGGTGTTGCCGACCTTGGCGACGAGCTCGGCCGGGTCGGTGATGGCCTCGCCCCAGACCTCCAGCGAGCCCGCGGTCACGATCACGGAGACGACCACGAAGGCCGTGGAGTTGATCGGCAGACCCCAGAAGTTGCCGCGGCGGACGGTCTTGTAGTCCGGAGCGAAGCGGGAGAAGTCGCAGAAGTTGAGCATGAGGGTGCCGTAGGTGGCGAGGATCAGGCCGATCGCGCCGAACCACTGCCGCCACTGCTCACCGACCGAGACCGGGTGCGGGGTGGTGGTGAGCGAGATGCTCCAGCCGGCCTTGGCCAGCACCCAGACCGCCAGCGCGATCATGACGAGCCAGATCGCCGGGCCGCAGAAGTCCTGGAACTTGCGGACCGACTCCATGCCCTGGCTGATGATCAGCGCCTGGATCAGCCACAGGGAGAGGAAGGAGACCCAGCCGAGCGCGTCGAGGCCCAGGAAGGAGCTGTGCGTCCAGGACTCGAGGCCCGGCCAGGCGGCCAGCAGCATCACGTTGACCGCGACGGAGGCGAGGTAGGTCTGGATGCCGTACCACATGATGGCGATCACGGCCCGGATGAGAGCCGGGATGTTGGCGCCCCACACACCGAAGCTGATGCGGCTGACCACGGGGAACGGCACGCCGTGGCGCTGGCCGATCTTCCCCATCCAGTTCATGCCGATGTAGATGAGCACGAAGCCGACGAGCAGGGAGGTGAAGACCTGCCACACGTTCATGCCGAGGACCAGCAGACCGGCCGCGAAGGTGTAGTTGCCGAGGTTGTGGACGTCGGACATCCACATGGCGAAGAGGTCGAAGACCTTCCAGTTCCGCTTGCCCGCGGGCGCGAGGTCTTCGTTGGTGAGCCGGGGATCGGGGACGAACGCTGGTGTGCCGGTGACTTCGGCACGGTCGGCGAGGGACACAGGGCCTCCAAGGACGGGGACAGGAGGAGGGTGGCGGCCGCCTGGCATCCGGTTTTGGTATACCAAACTGCCGACATGGTCCCGCCGTCAAGAGTTCCGACCGATGTCGCGTTCGTTAAGGCTCCGTAAAACACCTCCGGCGTCCGCGACGGCTCCGGCGTCGGAGAAGATGGCTCCATGAGCTCCACGACGAACACCGAGCCCCTCGGCGCCGTCCGCGAACGCGTCCTGGCCACCCTGCGGCAGGAGATCATCGCGGGCGGACTGCGCCCCGGCGACCGGCTGGTCGAGCGGGAGCTCGCCGACCGCTTCGGGGTCTCCCGGGTGCCGGTCCGCGAGGCGATCCGCGCGCTGGTCGCCGAGGGCTTCGTCCACTTCGAGACCCCTCGCCGCACGGTCGTACGGCGACTGACCCCCAACGACGTCAAGGAACTCTTCGAACTGCGCGAGGCGTTGGAGGTGTACGCCGCAGGGCTCGCCGCGGCCCGGGCGACCCCGGAGGATCTCGCCGAGGTGGAGCGGCTCCTCGACCTCGCGGCCACCGCGACCGCGGCGGGCGACGCGGAGACCATCACGGACGTCAACAGCCGTCTGCACGACAGCATCGTGGCGATGGCCCGCAACAGCCTGCTGGTCGAGGCCCTGGAACCGGTTGCGGGGCGGCTGCGCTGGATGACCCGGCGCAACGAGGAGTGGCCCCAGCTCCTCGTCGAACACCGGGACCTGTACGAGGCGATCGCCTCGGGCGACCCGGAGCGGGCCCGGGCGCACGCCCTGGCCCATGTGCGGACCAACTACGAGTCGACGGTACGGCAGTTGTTCGGGGACACGGGCGAGCCGGTCTAGCGGGTCCAGCCGCGCGCGTACCGGTCCGTCGCCTCCACCAGCGCCTCGACCGTGCCGGGGGCCCCGGGGCTGTGCCCCGCCTCGTCGATCACCGTCAACTCGCTGCCCGGCCAGGCGTGATGGAGCCGCCAGACGGTGCCGAGGAGGTTCCCGAAGTCGAGGCTGCCCTGCACGAGGGTGCCGGGGATGTCCTTCAACAGGGGCGCGTCGCGCAGGACGGCGCCGTCCTCGTCGAGGAAGTGACCGTTGCCCCAGTAGTGGGTGACGGTACGGGCGAAGCCCATCCGGAACACCGGGTCCTCGAAACGCTCGACCGATCTGGGCGGGGCGGGAATGGTCGCCGTCTCCCAGTCGGTCCAGGCCCGCGCCGCCCGCTCACGGACCGCCGCGTCGGGCGACTCCAGCAAGCGGTTGTAGGCGGCGGCGAGGTTCCCGTCCCGCTCGGCGAGGGGCAGCTCGCCGACGAACCGCTCGAAAGCCTCGGGGAAGATCTTCCCCACTCCCCTGGTCAGCAGTGCGACCTCGGCATCGGACCCGGTCGCGACGCCCGTCAGCACGAGCTCCGTCACGGCCTGCGGATGCGTCTGCGCGTACCGCAACCCCAGCACCGACCCGAACGACAGACCCCACACCAGCCACCGCTCGATCCCCAGATGCCGCCGCAGCAACTCCAGGTCCGCGATGAGACGCGGGGTCGTGTTGACGCTCATGTCGGTGTCGTACGCGCTCGCGTGCGGCCTCGACCGCCCGGCACCGCGCTGGTCCAGCAGCACGATCCGGTACGCGGCGGGGTCGAACAGCCGGCGCGCCCACGGCGTGCACCCTGACCCCGGACCGCCGTGCAGCACCACCGCCGGCTTGCCGTCCGGGTTCCCGCAGGTCTCCCAGTACACGAGGTTGCCGTCGCCGACGTCGAGCATGCCGTGGTCGTGGGGTTCGATCTCCGGGTAGAGAGGCATCCGGCGACCCTAACCGTCGTACGACGGCCTCGTCGTCCCGTTTTCGCCGGTACGGCCCCGCAGTCCCGCCGCCTCGGCCGCCGTGCGCAGCACGTCCCGCAGCATCTCGGGCGTGAGCTTGCCGGTGAAGGTGTTGCGCTGACTGACGTGGAAGCAGCCGAAGAGTTCGAGGCCGTCGAGCGGGACGCGCGTCCCGTGGCCGAAGGCGGGCCTCGGCCGGGGCACGCTCCAGCCCGCCTCGGCGAACGCGGGCAGCGCGGCCTGCCAGCCGAAGGCCCCGAGCACGACCACGGACCGCAGCGTCGGCCGCAGCAGGTTCAGCTCCTGGACCAGCCAGGGCCGGCAGGTGTCACGCTCCCCGGGGGTCGGCTTGTTGGCGGGCGGGGCGCAGTGCACGGGCGAGGTGATCCGCACGCCGTGCAGCTCCAGTCCGTCGTCCGCGGTCACGGCGGTCGGCTGCGAGGCCAGCCCGACGTCGTACAGCGCCTGGTACAGCACGTCCCCGGAACGGTCACCGGTGAACATCCGCCCGGTGCGGTTCCCGCCGTGCGCGGCCGGCGCGAGCCCGACGATCAGCATCCGCGCGTCCGGCGGCCCGAACCCTGGCACCGGCCGGCCCCAGTAGGTCCAGTCGGCGAACGCGGCCCGCTTGGTCCGGGCCACCTCCTCCCGCCAGTCGACCAACCGCGGGCAGGCACGACAGCCCGAGATCCGGCGGTCGAGATCGGCCAGGGCATCCACGGCTCCACGGTACGGCCGGACCGCCGGGACGCCGACGGCCAGGGCCGGGCGGCCGGACCGCGCTGCCCGGCACCCCCCGGAAAACCACCTGGGACCCGCGCTCCCGCGTACTAAGGTCGGACCATGGCTGTGGAACGTACGGACGACAACGAGACCGGTGGAACGGGCCGGGCCGGAACGGCGGCCGAGGGGCCCGGCGCGGAGGTCGCCGGTCCCGGTCTCGCGGTTCCCGAGGCACCGGACCCGAAGATCGCCGCCGCCGTCGCCGCCGCGGAGGCCGCCGGGCCGCAGAACGGCGAGAGCGTGCGGATCGACAGCTGGATCTGGTCCGTACGGCTGGTCAAGACCCGTTCCGCGGGAGCCACCGCCTGCCGGGGCGGACACGTGCATGTGAACGGCGAGCGGGTGAAGCCCGCCCACTCGCTGCGCGTCGGCGACGAGGTGCGCGTCCGCCAGGAGGGCCGGGAGCGGATCGTCATCGTCAGGCGTCTGATCCGCAAACGGGTCGGCGCCCCCGTGGCCGCCCAGTGCTACG is a genomic window containing:
- a CDS encoding FUSC family protein, which codes for MHLPPWLAHALRAQRGPIPWSAVVRGALSAGPLLLAGVLADRTSLGVVAAIAAMLAGINDRPGSRRVSVRRIGAPALAGAAGMAVGTYAGQYAGAVTLTLLLTLVGLVAGGISAVGPVASGAGTQLLVGSAIGAGMPLPLEGWLRAAAYLGGACWLLALRLALPTPGSLAGDFRFDGEREAVAEVYDAVAALLDAVGGENATSRRVALTAALDHAQDALTGPRLRRYASSAAERRLHAQYAAALPLAEAATALAWAEEAVPGRASAGPRRLAAAVRGNTHTGPLPAPNRSGPALRALDDALLRAAEAFDRGRGGDLHTRRRTVRDLLRAVFGAGGREYGLRVALCFGASAAVAQALHHSHWYGEHAHWYWLPATAVFLVKPDLGPLASRVLCRAAGTVLGALVFAGFALVLPRPEGLIALVAVGGALIPVATRHFAAQTAVVTVLVLALVMVGGEPQASASRITETLLACAIVLIVGHLPMPGQRGGGVRSRLTAAGEAAQAYLTHVLREAEGSGLRDSSWPALRQAVRRVRTEDTDDTENTGDTRAVRWTLRREAYRALAEARTAIALAAAELPPLARHSEGSDEIVAVLEGIVDTTTACAVHLDDSGRLAPEQVRRLTELLDELHRLDEGHRRVGVRLPEVPLAG
- a CDS encoding nucleotidyltransferase domain-containing protein — encoded protein: MSPTHCDADFLEITTDRLAALPAVRAVALGGSRAQGTARPDSDWDLAVYYRGTFDPAALRAVGWEGEVSELGGWGGGVFNGGAWLTIDGRRVDVHYRDLDAVERELAEAREGRFRVEPLLFHLAGIPTYLIVAELAINQVLRGDLPRPDAYPPKLRTSAATRWRDTAHLTLAYAEANHAPAGRLTETAGALATAAVQMGHSVLAARGEWVTNEKRLLERAGLREVDRIVESLTASPAAAVRAVTEVRELFDAAG
- a CDS encoding RidA family protein, whose amino-acid sequence is MIQRVTAPALFPPPTYSHASVVEAGTKLAFLAGSVPLDAEGNLVGAGDPARQAEQVIANLKEQLLAVGSDLEHVLATDVHVVSSEPAVLSAVWEVVEASGLSAGPHSSTLIGVACLGYTGQLVEITATAVVPQEAGR
- a CDS encoding GNAT family N-acetyltransferase, whose protein sequence is MSGVVIRRATAADASAAADVYLRSFTAALPTVTRPRSDDEVRAHIRDIVVPLRETWVAVAEEQVVGLMVLADDLLSQLYLDPDWRGRGIGDRFVALAKERSPQGLSLWTFQVNKPAHRFYERHGFVEAERTDGSGNEEREPDVRYVWRP
- a CDS encoding aspartate/glutamate racemase family protein, with the translated sequence MRIVVTNCNTTQEMTEEIVRGARAAAGPGTTVLGLTPAWGPESAEGWLDSYLSAAAVIDLLRTYEGPSYDAVVMAGFGEHGREGVRELVDVPVVDITEAAAHLACLLGRRYGVVTTLERSCGQIEDSLELAGVGRNCAAVIGTGLGVLDLGDADRTEAAFLAAAERVREAGAEVLVLGCAGMTGLQRTVGEKLGLPVVDGVGAAVKLAESLVGLGLTTSRAGGYAKPVPKRRVWGAPPG
- a CDS encoding NCS1 family nucleobase:cation symporter-1 — protein: MSLADRAEVTGTPAFVPDPRLTNEDLAPAGKRNWKVFDLFAMWMSDVHNLGNYTFAAGLLVLGMNVWQVFTSLLVGFVLIYIGMNWMGKIGQRHGVPFPVVSRISFGVWGANIPALIRAVIAIMWYGIQTYLASVAVNVMLLAAWPGLESWTHSSFLGLDALGWVSFLSLWLIQALIISQGMESVRKFQDFCGPAIWLVMIALAVWVLAKAGWSISLTTTPHPVSVGEQWRQWFGAIGLILATYGTLMLNFCDFSRFAPDYKTVRRGNFWGLPINSTAFVVVSVIVTAGSLEVWGEAITDPAELVAKVGNTWVMVLGALTFAIATMGVNIVANFVSPAYDLANVWPQKITFRVGGMISTVAALVVTPWNLFSNPTVVNYFLGGLGAFLGPLFGVIMLDYYWVKKGRVDVDELFKAEPGSRYYYRKGVNPKALWAFLPAAAVAGVLALVKTFSDVAPYSWFIGTALAAGLYALLCRSERTAPVEEPVEV
- a CDS encoding GntR family transcriptional regulator, whose translation is MSSTTNTEPLGAVRERVLATLRQEIIAGGLRPGDRLVERELADRFGVSRVPVREAIRALVAEGFVHFETPRRTVVRRLTPNDVKELFELREALEVYAAGLAAARATPEDLAEVERLLDLAATATAAGDAETITDVNSRLHDSIVAMARNSLLVEALEPVAGRLRWMTRRNEEWPQLLVEHRDLYEAIASGDPERARAHALAHVRTNYESTVRQLFGDTGEPV
- the pip gene encoding prolyl aminopeptidase — translated: MPLYPEIEPHDHGMLDVGDGNLVYWETCGNPDGKPAVVLHGGPGSGCTPWARRLFDPAAYRIVLLDQRGAGRSRPHASAYDTDMSVNTTPRLIADLELLRRHLGIERWLVWGLSFGSVLGLRYAQTHPQAVTELVLTGVATGSDAEVALLTRGVGKIFPEAFERFVGELPLAERDGNLAAAYNRLLESPDAAVRERAARAWTDWETATIPAPPRSVERFEDPVFRMGFARTVTHYWGNGHFLDEDGAVLRDAPLLKDIPGTLVQGSLDFGNLLGTVWRLHHAWPGSELTVIDEAGHSPGAPGTVEALVEATDRYARGWTR
- a CDS encoding uracil-DNA glycosylase, yielding MDALADLDRRISGCRACPRLVDWREEVARTKRAAFADWTYWGRPVPGFGPPDARMLIVGLAPAAHGGNRTGRMFTGDRSGDVLYQALYDVGLASQPTAVTADDGLELHGVRITSPVHCAPPANKPTPGERDTCRPWLVQELNLLRPTLRSVVVLGAFGWQAALPAFAEAGWSVPRPRPAFGHGTRVPLDGLELFGCFHVSQRNTFTGKLTPEMLRDVLRTAAEAAGLRGRTGENGTTRPSYDG
- a CDS encoding RNA-binding S4 domain-containing protein → MAVERTDDNETGGTGRAGTAAEGPGAEVAGPGLAVPEAPDPKIAAAVAAAEAAGPQNGESVRIDSWIWSVRLVKTRSAGATACRGGHVHVNGERVKPAHSLRVGDEVRVRQEGRERIVIVRRLIRKRVGAPVAAQCYVDNSPPPPPRVAVAPAGIRDRGTGRPTKRDRRELERLRGLAEGGRRTRFAGPGGTGTPGHGEAGRPDHRD